Proteins encoded together in one Lathyrus oleraceus cultivar Zhongwan6 chromosome 5, CAAS_Psat_ZW6_1.0, whole genome shotgun sequence window:
- the LOC127078987 gene encoding uncharacterized protein LOC127078987, producing MKMKCQGNVRVKRAQLNRLRRDFEVLAIRQGESINDYFGRVTTVANDMRNYGEDVSDVKIVEKILRKLTDKWNYIVFSLEEAKDIGQLSMDALQSSLLVHEKKFKGDGGEEHALKVAHEGYGGRGRGKATFRGGRG from the coding sequence ATGAAGATGAAGTGTCAAGGTAATGTTCGAGTGAAGAGAGCTCAGCTCAATCGTCTACGTCGGGACTTTGAGGTTCTGGCAATTAGGCAAGGAGAATCGATAAATGATTACTTTGGTCGAGTAACGACGGTTGCAAATGACATGAGGAATTATGGGGAAGATGTGAGTGATGTCAAGATCGTTGAGAAGATTTTGAGAAAACTTACTGATAAATGGAACTACATTGTTTTTTCCCTTGAGGAAGCCAAGGATATAGGTCAACTCTCTATGGATGCCTTGCAAAGTTCTCTGCTCGTTCATGAGAAAAAATTCAAAGGAGATGGAGGAGAAGAACATGCTTTGAAAGTGGCTCATGAAGGCTATGGTGGAAGAGGACGAGGAAA